The sequence CTCGGGCCTCATCGTCACCCTGCTCGCCGGCGGCCACGCGCTCCTCGAGGGGGTTCCCGGCGTCGCGAAGACGCTCCTCGTGCGCTCCCTGAGCCACGCGCTGAGCCTCGACACCTCCCGCGTGCAGTTCACCCCCGACCTCATGCCCGGCGACATCACCGGCTCGCTGGTGTATGACGCGAAAGCCGGCGAGTTCGAGTTCCGCGAGGGGCCCGTCTTCACGAACATCCTGCTGGCCGACGAGATCAACCGCACTCCCCCGAAGACGCAGTCGGCGCTCCTCGAGGCGATGGAGGAGCGGCAGGTGTCGGTCGACGGCGTCTCCCGGCCGCTGCCGGAGCCGTTCCTGGTGGCCGCGACCATGAACCCGATCGAGTACGAGGGCACGTACACGCTGCCCGAGGCGCAGCTCGACCGCTTCCTGATGAAGCTCACGCTCGACCTGCCGCCGCGCGACGCCGAGATCGAGGTGCTGCGGCGGCACGCCGAGGGCTTCTCGCCGCGCGACCTCCGCGCGGCCGGCGTGACCGCCGTCGTCGGCGCCGCCGAGATCGCCGAGGCGCAGGCGGCAGTCCGGCAGGTCGGCGTCAGCCCCGACGTCCTGGCCTACCTCGTCGACCTCGCCCGGGCCACCCGCGAGAGCCCCTCGGTCACCATCGGCGTCAGCCCGCGCGGCTCGACGGCGCTCCTCGCCGCCGCGAAGGCCTGGGCCTGGCTCACCGGCCACGACCGGATCACCCCCGACCACGTGCAGGCGATGGCGCTGCCCGTGCTGCGGCACCGGCTGCAGCTCCGCCCGGAGGCGGAGCTCGAGGGCGTCGACGCGGACGGCATCCTGCGGAGCGTCCTCCAGCAGGTCCGGGTCCCGATCTGATCATGGTCGTCACCGGGTGGTTCGTGCTCCTCGTCGCCGTCGGCGTCGTGCCGGTCGTTCTGACCTCCGATCCGCTGGTGCTCGTCGGCTGGCTGCTGCTCTCGGCGATCCTGCTCGTCGTCGACACGCTCCTCGCCGCGTCGCCGCGCGCCGTCCGCCTCTCGCGGGAGCTCCCCGGCGCGATCCGACTCGGGGAGAGCGCGGACTCGGAGCTGACGGTCTTCAACGAGGGCAGGCGCAGGATGCGCGGGGTCGCCCGCGACGCCTGGCAGCCCTCCGCGGGCGCCTCGCCCCGCCGCTTCCGCCTGTCGATCGAGCCCGGTCGGCAGCTGGTCGCCCGCACCGTCCTCACGCCCTTCCGGCGCGGAGAGCGGAGCGCCTCGGCCGTCACCCTCCGGACCGTCGGCCCTCTGCACCTGGGCGGTCGACAGGCCACGCACCCGCTGCCCGGCGCGGTGCGGGTGCTCCCGCGGTTCTCGTCGCGGAAGCACCTCCCCTCGCGGCTCGCCCGCCTGCGCGAGCTCGACGGCCGGACGAGCGTCATGATCCGCGGCCAGGGCACCGAGTTCGACTCGCTCCGGGAGTACGTCCGCGGCGACGACGTGCGCTCGATCGACTGGCGGGCGACCGCCAGACGGTCCGACCTCATGGTCCGCACCTGGCGTCCCGAGCGCGACCGACGGGTCGTGGTCGTCGTCGACTCCGGCCGCACCTCCGCCGCGCGCATCGGCGACGAGCCGCGCCTCGACACCGCCTTCGAGTCGGCGCTCCTGCTCGGAGCACTCGCCTCCCGGGCCGGCGACCGCGTCGATCTCGCCGTCGTCGACCGGCGGGTGCGGGCCCGGGTGCAGGGCGCCGTCGGAGCCGCACTCCTGTCGTCGATGGTCGACACGATGGCGCCCATCGACCCCGAGCTGGTCGAGACCGACTGGAGTCTCGTGCCCGGCCTCGTCCGCTCCATCACGACGCAGCGGTCGCTCGTGGTCCTGGCCACCACGCTCGACGCGCCCGGCGCAGCCCGCGGGCTCCTCGCCGCGCTGCCGCAGCTGACCTCGCGGCACCTCGTCGTGGTCGCGAGCGTCGTCGATCCTGCGATCGCCCTCACCGCGTCGCCCGACGCCCGCTCGTCGCGCGAAGAGGTCTACCGCGCGGCCAGCGCCGAGCGGGCACTCCTCGACATCGCCCGGGTGTCGGCCGCCCTGCGGCAGCTGGGGGTCGAGGTCGTCACCGGATCGCCGGCCGACCTGCCGCCGGCCCTCGCCGACCGGTACCTCGCGCTGAAGGCGGCGGGGCGGCTGTAGCGGCTGCGGGCTGGTCCGGCTTGCGGCGCTGGCGCGGAACGCCTGGCCTCAGCCGGATCAGCCGGAGACGAGCTGCCGGGCCCCCGCCTCGAACTCGTCGAGGTCG is a genomic window of Frondihabitans peucedani containing:
- a CDS encoding DUF58 domain-containing protein, which gives rise to MVVTGWFVLLVAVGVVPVVLTSDPLVLVGWLLLSAILLVVDTLLAASPRAVRLSRELPGAIRLGESADSELTVFNEGRRRMRGVARDAWQPSAGASPRRFRLSIEPGRQLVARTVLTPFRRGERSASAVTLRTVGPLHLGGRQATHPLPGAVRVLPRFSSRKHLPSRLARLRELDGRTSVMIRGQGTEFDSLREYVRGDDVRSIDWRATARRSDLMVRTWRPERDRRVVVVVDSGRTSAARIGDEPRLDTAFESALLLGALASRAGDRVDLAVVDRRVRARVQGAVGAALLSSMVDTMAPIDPELVETDWSLVPGLVRSITTQRSLVVLATTLDAPGAARGLLAALPQLTSRHLVVVASVVDPAIALTASPDARSSREEVYRAASAERALLDIARVSAALRQLGVEVVTGSPADLPPALADRYLALKAAGRL
- a CDS encoding MoxR family ATPase, with the translated sequence MTSDLQLSFSRVRDEVGKAVVGQEGALSGLIVTLLAGGHALLEGVPGVAKTLLVRSLSHALSLDTSRVQFTPDLMPGDITGSLVYDAKAGEFEFREGPVFTNILLADEINRTPPKTQSALLEAMEERQVSVDGVSRPLPEPFLVAATMNPIEYEGTYTLPEAQLDRFLMKLTLDLPPRDAEIEVLRRHAEGFSPRDLRAAGVTAVVGAAEIAEAQAAVRQVGVSPDVLAYLVDLARATRESPSVTIGVSPRGSTALLAAAKAWAWLTGHDRITPDHVQAMALPVLRHRLQLRPEAELEGVDADGILRSVLQQVRVPI